The following are encoded in a window of Pseudomonadota bacterium genomic DNA:
- the secY gene encoding preprotein translocase subunit SecY — MGGFQNIGKIPELKRRIIITLALLSVYRIGVHIPTPGIDGQVLAGIFERAKGTLLGFFDMFAGGGLERLSVFALGIMPYISASIILQLLTVVVPTLERLSKEGDAGKKKITQYTRYGTVIIALIQGFGISIGLEQMRGAAGELVVYNPGWGFRLMTMITLTGGTSFIMWLGEQITEKGIGNGISLIIFAGIVARMPNAIAGTMSLVNSGEMNWFVIVLIVAMMMAVIAFIIFMETSQRRIPVQYAKRVVGRRIYGGQATHLPLKVNTAGVIPPIFASSILMFPATIASFIDHPYMKKFAELLTPGTILHEFMYIGFIIFFCFFYTAIVFNPDNVADNMKKYGGYLPGIRPGKKTSEYIEKVLSRITFVGAMYISFVCVLPTLLVKKFNVPFYFGGTALLIVVGVALDTIQQIESHLILRHYDGLVKKSARIKGRR, encoded by the coding sequence ATGGGAGGTTTCCAGAATATTGGAAAGATCCCTGAACTTAAGCGAAGGATAATCATTACCCTTGCGTTGCTTTCTGTATACAGGATTGGAGTACATATACCTACGCCTGGTATCGATGGGCAAGTGCTTGCAGGCATCTTTGAAAGGGCAAAGGGTACATTACTCGGTTTCTTTGATATGTTTGCGGGCGGTGGGTTAGAGCGACTTTCTGTTTTTGCTCTTGGGATTATGCCGTATATCAGTGCATCTATTATATTGCAGCTTTTAACAGTTGTGGTTCCTACGCTTGAGCGATTATCAAAAGAAGGAGATGCCGGAAAAAAGAAAATAACCCAGTACACGAGGTATGGTACGGTTATCATCGCTCTTATCCAGGGTTTTGGAATCAGCATCGGGCTGGAACAGATGCGCGGCGCCGCAGGAGAACTTGTTGTATATAATCCGGGATGGGGTTTCAGACTTATGACTATGATTACCCTTACCGGTGGGACATCTTTCATTATGTGGCTCGGCGAACAGATTACGGAAAAAGGGATAGGAAACGGTATATCCTTGATTATTTTTGCCGGTATTGTTGCGAGGATGCCCAATGCAATAGCAGGTACTATGAGTCTTGTAAATTCCGGTGAAATGAACTGGTTTGTCATTGTATTAATTGTAGCGATGATGATGGCTGTCATTGCCTTCATAATATTTATGGAGACATCCCAGAGGAGGATACCCGTTCAGTATGCAAAAAGAGTTGTAGGGAGAAGGATCTACGGAGGCCAGGCGACGCATTTGCCTCTGAAGGTGAATACCGCCGGAGTTATACCGCCTATCTTTGCTTCATCAATCCTTATGTTTCCTGCAACAATTGCAAGTTTTATAGATCACCCATATATGAAAAAATTTGCAGAATTACTTACCCCCGGCACTATACTGCACGAGTTTATGTATATTGGTTTTATAATATTTTTCTGTTTTTTTTATACTGCAATAGTATTCAACCCGGATAATGTGGCAGATAACATGAAAAAATATGGGGGTTATTTACCGGGGATAAGGCCGGGCAAGAAAACGTCTGAATATATAGAGAAGGTACTTTCAAGGATTACTTTTGTTGGAGCAATGTATATATCCTTCGTCTGCGTTCTCCCAACCCTGCTTGTGAAAAAGTTTAATGTTCCCTTTTATTTCGGAGGTACTGCACTTCTTATTGTAGTTGGAGTTGCCCTTGATACTATTCAGCAGATTGAGTCTCACCTTATACTTAGACATTATGATGGGCTTGTGAAGAAATCTGCACGTATTAAAGGAAGAAGGTGA
- the rplO gene encoding 50S ribosomal protein L15, with the protein MKLSDLKPCEGSRKKRKRVGRGTGSGHGTTATYGNKGQRATSGGTKNKSFEGGQMPLTRRIPKRGFKNPFRKEYALVKIIDLEVFRGKERVDIEDYFTTGLVREMKSGIKLLSDGNIDFSIKVAVHKASKKAIEKIQAQGGDVEVLI; encoded by the coding sequence ATGAAACTTTCAGACTTAAAACCATGTGAGGGATCAAGAAAGAAAAGAAAAAGAGTAGGAAGGGGCACAGGTTCTGGCCATGGAACTACTGCAACATACGGAAACAAGGGTCAGCGAGCAACGAGCGGTGGTACAAAAAATAAATCGTTTGAAGGCGGTCAGATGCCTCTTACGAGGAGAATCCCGAAGAGAGGCTTTAAGAATCCTTTTAGAAAAGAATATGCACTTGTAAAAATAATAGATCTTGAGGTGTTCAGGGGGAAGGAAAGGGTAGACATAGAGGATTATTTTACTACAGGATTAGTAAGGGAAATGAAGTCAGGGATAAAGTTGTTATCTGATGGAAATATTGACTTTTCAATAAAAGTCGCTGTTCATAAGGCATCTAAAAAAGCTATTGAGAAGATTCAGGCACAAGGCGGGGATGTGGAGGTATTGATTTAA
- the rpsE gene encoding 30S ribosomal protein S5 yields the protein MEVDGIELQDRLVYINRVAKVVKGGRRFSFSAIVVVGDGNGHVGYGLGKANEVPDAIRKAIERAKKDLVEVPVSNGTIPHEAKAKYGTSQVFMKPASAGTGVIAGRAVRAVVEVAGITNILTKCYGSRNYHNVVKATIKGLSTLKSPEMSLKQRGKIKGEEA from the coding sequence ATTGAAGTGGATGGAATTGAATTACAGGACAGACTGGTATATATAAATCGTGTTGCGAAGGTTGTAAAAGGCGGCAGGCGTTTCAGCTTCAGCGCAATAGTTGTGGTTGGCGACGGTAACGGTCATGTAGGATATGGTTTGGGAAAAGCAAACGAAGTGCCTGATGCAATTCGTAAAGCAATTGAGCGTGCAAAAAAGGATCTTGTAGAAGTTCCAGTTTCGAACGGTACAATTCCGCATGAAGCCAAGGCGAAATACGGTACAAGCCAAGTATTTATGAAGCCTGCAAGCGCAGGAACAGGCGTTATTGCGGGAAGGGCGGTGAGGGCTGTAGTTGAAGTGGCGGGCATAACGAATATATTAACGAAGTGTTATGGCTCAAGGAACTATCATAATGTTGTGAAGGCTACAATAAAAGGACTTTCCACGTTAAAATCGCCTGAGATGTCATTGAAACAGAGAGGAAAAATTAAGGGCGAGGAGGCTTGA
- the rplR gene encoding 50S ribosomal protein L18, with protein sequence MQRKDKAEARLKRKKRIRKKVAGSQEKPRLCVYKSLSNIYVQLIDDVHDKVVTGISTLNKDVKAQMKYGGNIEAAKKIGECIGKKAIEMGFTKVVFDRNGFKYHGRIKALAEAAREAGLIF encoded by the coding sequence ATGCAGAGAAAAGATAAAGCCGAAGCGAGACTGAAAAGAAAAAAAAGAATCAGAAAGAAAGTGGCTGGAAGTCAGGAAAAGCCGAGGCTCTGTGTTTATAAAAGCTTAAGCAATATTTACGTGCAGCTGATTGATGATGTGCATGATAAGGTTGTGACAGGCATTTCCACCCTGAATAAGGATGTGAAGGCGCAGATGAAATATGGCGGCAACATAGAAGCAGCTAAAAAAATTGGTGAGTGTATCGGCAAGAAGGCAATCGAAATGGGATTTACAAAGGTTGTTTTTGACAGAAACGGTTTTAAATATCACGGCAGAATCAAGGCACTTGCGGAGGCAGCAAGAGAAGCCGGTCTAATTTTTTGA
- the rpmD gene encoding 50S ribosomal protein L30: MSYLKVKWIHSTNGCTKDMRATVKSLGFKRLYEEKVVKNTPEIRGMVKKVIHLVKVLEDVQ, from the coding sequence GTGTCTTATCTCAAAGTAAAATGGATACACAGTACTAACGGTTGTACTAAGGACATGAGGGCTACGGTAAAAAGTCTTGGTTTTAAAAGGCTCTATGAAGAAAAGGTTGTAAAAAATACGCCCGAGATAAGAGGGATGGTAAAAAAAGTTATACACCTCGTAAAGGTGTTGGAGGATGTTCAATAG
- the rpsH gene encoding 30S ribosomal protein S8, whose amino-acid sequence MAMTDTIADMLTRIRNAIMARHESVDIPYSNVKLAISKILKEEGYIKNYKIFVDDMRKKFLKIYIHYDTHNQSVITGLKRISKPGRRVYAKVDEMQKLSKRYGTVILSTSKGLMTNKNAKKNNTGGEPLLLVW is encoded by the coding sequence ATGGCGATGACAGATACTATAGCTGATATGCTTACAAGAATAAGAAATGCTATAATGGCTCGACATGAGTCGGTTGATATACCTTATTCTAACGTGAAGTTAGCTATATCAAAGATATTGAAAGAAGAAGGATACATAAAAAATTATAAGATTTTTGTTGATGATATGAGGAAAAAGTTTTTGAAGATTTATATACACTATGATACTCATAATCAAAGCGTGATTACAGGCTTGAAAAGAATCAGCAAACCGGGAAGAAGGGTATACGCAAAGGTTGATGAGATGCAAAAGCTCTCAAAACGTTATGGCACGGTGATTCTTTCAACCTCGAAGGGATTGATGACAAATAAAAATGCAAAGAAGAATAACACAGGCGGCGAACCCCTCCTGTTGGTATGGTGA
- a CDS encoding type Z 30S ribosomal protein S14, translated as MARRSMIEKWKKTPKYSTRHRNRCAVCGRPRGYLGKFQMCRICFRNYSLRGEVPGVTKSSW; from the coding sequence ATGGCAAGAAGGTCAATGATAGAGAAATGGAAAAAGACTCCTAAATATAGCACGAGACATAGAAATAGATGTGCTGTTTGCGGTAGACCAAGGGGCTATCTGGGAAAATTTCAGATGTGTAGAATATGTTTCAGGAATTATTCTTTAAGAGGAGAGGTTCCTGGAGTGACTAAATCAAGCTGGTAA
- the rplF gene encoding 50S ribosomal protein L6, with protein MSRIGKKPITLPDGAKLDFEGDEITVSGPKGSLSRKLLEGLELSFNGNVVTVLRKNEEKKIKGYHGLMRTLISNMVEGVHNGFERKLEIAGIGYRAELKGNDLIFNLGYSHPITFPLPLGIDAQVDKQTLVTIKGINKELVGEVAAKIRALRKPDVYKNKGVKYAGEVLRKKAGKTGKK; from the coding sequence ATGTCAAGGATAGGTAAAAAACCTATTACATTGCCTGATGGTGCGAAGCTGGATTTTGAAGGCGATGAAATAACAGTGTCCGGGCCGAAGGGGTCACTGAGCAGAAAACTACTTGAGGGATTAGAGCTGTCCTTTAATGGAAATGTTGTAACAGTACTGAGAAAAAATGAAGAAAAGAAAATAAAGGGTTATCATGGACTTATGAGAACCTTAATTTCAAATATGGTTGAAGGTGTTCACAACGGATTCGAAAGGAAGCTCGAAATAGCCGGTATTGGATATCGAGCTGAATTAAAAGGGAATGACCTGATATTTAACCTTGGATATTCACATCCTATAACATTTCCATTACCCCTTGGGATAGATGCGCAGGTTGATAAGCAGACATTAGTGACGATAAAAGGTATAAACAAAGAGCTTGTTGGTGAAGTTGCAGCAAAAATCAGGGCTCTGAGGAAACCAGATGTATATAAAAATAAAGGTGTAAAATATGCAGGTGAAGTTTTAAGGAAGAAGGCAGGCAAAACAGGGAAGAAGTAA